The DNA sequence TGGGCAACCCATGAAAGATGGTCATAATAAAGTTTACAAGGAATTTTTAGATGTAATTTTTGGCTCAGAGGGAGGATTTCGTGAGACTCTCCTTGGCAAAGGGGTCGATTATTCAGGGGCGTTCTGTCATTGTCGTGGGTCCTTCGCTTTCATTACATCAATGTGGATTACCTCGCGAAATAGCAATAGAGCTTTTCCAAACATTTGTAATTCGTGGTCTAATCAGACAACATGTTGCTTCTAACAAGGGATTTCTAAAAGTCAAATTCGGGAAAAATAACCGATTGTATGGGAAATACTTCAAGAAGTTATGCGAGGGCATCCTATATTGTTGAATAGAGCACCCACCCTGCCTAGATTGGGCATACAGGCCTTCCAACCCATTTTAGTAGAGGAGCGTGCTATTTGTTTTACACCCATTAGTTTGTAGAGGCTTCAATGCAGACTTTGATGGGGATCAAATGGCTGTTCATGTACCTTTAATAAGTAAAAGTATAAGTATATGAAAGCGACGTATTGTTGTAGTTCCTATGATGCACTTGGAGCTTATCGGCAAAAACGAATCGATTTAGATAGTCCTTTGTGGCTACTAGATCAACGTGTCATTGGCTCAAGAGAAGTTCCCATCGAAATTCAATATGTATGAATCTTTGGGTACTTATCATGAGATTTATGGGCACTATATAATTGTAAGAAGTGTAAAAAAAACGTTGTATATACATTCAGAACCACCATTggtcatatttctttttttatctagaACCGTACAGGGGTTTTTGTCAGGGCCTACTCATACGCTAtctaaactaataaattatattaggtGATATCCGTGCCGTGAGAATTCAGGGTCTCTCCAGTTTCGCCGGTATAAGAATTCCTTTATTTCTGCGTGAATCAAGATTAAGTGAAGGAAGTTTTCGAATCACTGACTCAGGCCATAGACTAGAAGTCTGGTACAAGACCTCCTCGATAGAGGCTCGAGCCcctaaataagatttttttgatCTTGCCTTCGGATGTCGATTCTTTAGGTCTTTCCTTTCCTGAAATGGTTGAAAGGgaaccatatatatacatacttccCGCTGGAGGGAAAGGAGATTCACTCTTTTCTGTAATTAGCCTTTTTTTATACTAGCTCTTTATCTAGTAAGAGTATGATATCTGAAAGGAGTCGAGTATCGGTAGGCACAGATCATTGGTATTGGATGTATCGTTAGGTTGTGCCGAGTCAAATCTGCTCCGCTTATTTTTTTCCGTTGCAGAAAAGAGATCCCTTACCCccgcttaaaaaaatgatgaatatgaGGCTGCAGGTACTATGGATCCTCTGACTCCCCAATCAGGGTTGCCTTCCCGGGTCTCGCCGGTCTTGCCTGTAGGTCGTGATGTGCCTCGAGATGGCCGTCTCCTGTCCCCCTGCTGGTGGGTAATCCGCTCCCCGGGTCGTCGCTCTGCTGCGTCTGGCCCGTCCTCTAGGCACCTTTGGAGGCAGGGGTGTGACAACGTACACGCTTCCCCGGTCCTTCTCATCAGTTGCAGGGTTTGGTAGCCCGAAATTGACTTGGCTTCGCCAAAAGGCCTCATCTCCAAAGCCCGGCTCGCGAGGCGTCCCTCTCGCTGTAGGGAATCTCCCCCTCGCCTCGCTCTTGTGACATGCTATGTTTCCCTTCTCCATTCCCAAGTCAAGGGTGAGTCCCATGCGTCAGTTTGTTGTGGATCGCGGTCTCACGCACTAATCCCTACAGGTGCCCATAGTAGGCCGGCCGCCCTACCTAAACCAATCATCATATCGGTCCCTAGGCCCCATTGCTGGAAAGGCTCGGCTTCAAAACCGTACGTGGAGCTTCCGCCTCATACGGCTCCTCTAGGGATGGGGGTAGGCCCAGCCCAGGCTTGTGCGCTTAAGGTTGTTGTACACGACCTCAGTTGAGCATTCAGTTAGAGACGGCGATCGCAGGTTCGCCAGAGGAGAGGGTCTTGCGAGCAAGATTGCACAAACAAAGCCCTCTtctataaattagaaatttcaattaaattaaaaaattaaattaggcTAGCCACCTTACTGATAACCGCAGAACGAGCAATGAATCCCCAACGACAAAGGGGCGGGGCATTTTCGGGGAGTAGCCCGCTTCTTCAGAAACTTCCTGACACATAGATTAAAGGGAGCCATCGAAGGTGACTGAAACACCAGAAACAGGGACTACCCGAGCTAATGATAGAGGCAAGAACACTTTCCGGCCAGGTCCCATTAATTGATCATAACGATATCGTGGAAATGCTGCACGGACccatatatataggaatagaaAAGGAATCACCTTGATACTAAACCAGATCGAGCCCGGGATCTTCTTGGAAATGGGAAGATCTAGGATAGGCGGCCAACCTCCTGGAGAGAGCGATGTGCATGGACCGGGTGAGTAGGGATGCAGCTCCGTGGACCGCTCGTCGGGCCTGATAGGTGGTGGTATCACACCCTTCTCAAAGGAACCGTACGTGAGACTCTCGCGTCATACGGCTCCGTCCCGGAATCTGGACCCCCCTTTCCTTTGACCAACGGGTCCTCGAACCTACgaagaatgaatgaattcaTTGATTCAAGGTAGCTTTAGCCATTGATTGAAGCGGTAGAAGCTAGTCGCCAGAAGCGAAGCGATCTTCCGGGCCAGGAAGAAGGCCTTTTTTCTGGCGTGGAAGCTACCGCAAAATGAATGAAGGAAGAAGGCCTCCGCATTAAAAAgactaaagaggcatggaaGGCCGACTACAAGACTAGGACTACAATACAAGTAATGAGCGATAGCGAAGCCAAGCCTTCAGTTTTTGAAAGCCCCACAACTAGCTATCCTATAGCAGACAACTAACGCAAGCCTACTCAACTAATCTCATGTAAACGCCTGTTCGCAACTAAACTAATAGAAAAAGACAACtacttattaaattaaatgtagTTGAGTGCTCCGTCCTTGTTCGGATCTTGACCGGGTCCGAGCTTCCCAAGCTCTATGCTGTTTGGGAACTCCGCAAGGGTCTTACCACCTTCTTgatttactatatttgaatttgagTCTTTGGGGTACTTTGGGATTATATTCCGCGCCGAAGATTTGTGCTTGTGGGCTGGGGTGAATATAGCAGACCAGCGAATCTGGTGGTCGACAATCGTTCGGACTTGGCAAAGGTTGTCGCGGCACCTGTAGTAGGACAGAGGACTTATCGCGATGCCCGCGGACCGATTTACTATGTCTCCGTCGCTGACGTTCGTCAAAGAGGCCACGTGGATTGGCCTGGGTCTTCTTCGGCTAATGAGACCTCGATCCCGAAGCCTTCGGAGTATCTTTTTGATAGGCGCCTCTATCTGTATGGGGAATTCGCTGCTGAAAGATCCCGCCCAGTGTCCCCCTCCTTCCCCCGCCGCCTTCCGACCCGCGGGAGTATACAATGAAACCTTCCTCATGCCTGACCGTGAGACTGCCTGTTGAACGCCCGATGGGACGTTGCTCCGACCTGAGCTATGCAAGAACGAGATCCCCCTTGATTCTTGCCGGATGTGCTTGACGGCCCCCCATAATACGCTAACTTGGGGACTTCTTACTCCAGCTGTTCCAAGAGTCTCCGCTAGTTGAACCGCGTCCAGTAGACGACCTCTTCCGCTCATCCCCTTCGTCAGCTCTTTGATCGGGATACTATAACCTGGGTCCCTAAACTTGGAATGGATGGCGGAGAGTAGGTGGCAAGCAGTTATATGGATACGGTGCTTTACCCGTAGACGCTTCTCCAGCTCTCGCAAGAATTGTATGGGGGTCGTCCCCGGAGGGGCTTCCCGAATGACCGTACCGGGGAATTCTACCGTACTCCGTGCAGCTATGGTTGTTGATTCTGCAGAGCCTACCCAAAGGTTCAGGCCGGATTGTAGGAAGTGGGTGATACGTTTTTGTATTTCTATGAGAAGCTCTACGGCACCCACGATTCCCAGTAGTAAGTCGTCGGCATATCGCGCGTAACAAATCCTTATTAATAAGTCATGGGTTTTTAAGGGGGCCAGCTTACGGGCCAGGCGTCTCTCTGACCTGATAACTAGTATCGCCTCCCCGCCCAGCTCTATCTGCGGGCCCCTTCTTTTGCAATATTTAATAAGGTCTCTCATGGCCAAATTCTTATTAAAGCCTTCTCTACCATAGAATTCGGCCTTCGGGGTCAACCCGGCGGCTTCTATGAGCAAGGCGGCGCAAAGGAGGCTCGAGGGCTTGTTAAGGAAAGCGGCAAGGGCCGCTGAAGGGGGGAAAACCAAAGGCCTTTTCTGGTCCCCCCTTCGCCGGGGGGTGCTTGTGGGGGGGGTGTGCCACGACGAAACAAGGGAATGAAAGGTCGCTTTGCGTTGGATGCTCTTTACCCTCCCCACAATGATGGCTCTGTTGTCTTGGGGAGCGTTGAAGCTTGCTTCTTCTCCAGAGTTTTCTTGGTCATCAATACGACGACCTGTCCTTAATAGAACCGATCTGATTCTCAGAACAAGAGGAATTTCGTGCTTCTGTCGGATCCTCCCTATCTCCTGATCGAGCTTGTGTAGGTAGATGTTGCCTGGTAGGGCCGATAGTAGTACACTGTGTGGGACGGAGTAAGGGCCCCTCTCACCTCCTACGAGTCGTCCGGCGGAAAACAGTTTCTTAGTGGAGTAAAAGAACTTGGGATCGTCGATCTCTTCCTTAAAGATTGAGATGAATCGATGTCGGTCGATGGTGTGAAAACACTTCCGGATGTCGAATTCCAAAAACCAGCGAGAGGTTCCCCACTCTTCTTTGATCCGTCTTAGGGCCGAGTGGCAGCCTCGACCCGAGCGGAAGTGCGATGTGTCTGGAAACTCGGGATCGTAAATGGATTCGGGTACCATTCTGATCGCTTCTTTCATGATCTTATCTATGGGTAGAACTACTGTGAGCGGTCTAAACTTCGacccttctttctttatttttaaaaaggggAGCAAAGCCCGTTTTTTGCTCCCTCTATTGAGAGATCAGGGTCCCTCCTGCCGGCCTGAACGAAACGCTCTTTCAGGAAGTAGTCCCATCACCCTCGGGCCCGGCGCCAACCAAGAGGAGGCGGGTCTCTCTCCAAGCATTCCGAAGAGCCGAGATCTCGTAAAGGAAAAATTAGCTAGCTCAGCAGGTTTGGCCCTGCGTGAATCAGTTCAGTGAAGTAAGGGAGCCTTAAGTTAAGTAAGGCTTTTCCAAGCCTTGCCGATAGGCGGCTCATGGCTCGCTCAGTTCGCTCGCGGAGTTCTTTAGATCAGTAGATCTATCTATAGATCCGGATAGAGTCTCGCTCATAAAGGAAGAGTAGCGCGCTAGCGCGGCTTGCTTCGCTTTTCGACGCTCCGCTCGCAGCTGTCGAAGCCTGCTTCAAAACGTAAGGGCGTGCGTTAGCACTACAGCGTTGATGCCTCCGTTTGCTGGTTCCGAACTCTCACTGATCCCAGAGATCagccttcattttcttttcatctcaGGAAGGCTTTCTCGGGGGGAAAGCTGGTTGGGGAACTGCTAAACGACCTAAAAGAAGAGACTGACTCTGACCTTTCAAAGGACTATCTCATCTGGTTGATAGTTGAAGGTACGTGCCCTGGATATGAAAAAGGGATTTGAGCCAGAAGAAGATGAGGATCTATCACCAGATGAGGAAATGGAAACAACTAAGTATTAGTTAGGTTGCGGAAATGGTAACAGCGGCTTAAGCCATTAATGGGTAAGGGTAGAATAAGCAAAAGGAATGGGATGGGGTATTCATCGTTAAAAGCACCGATACTAAGAAATTTTGAAGACTAGGCTTTTCATTAAAGTCGAAGGAGACAAACGGAGGTACTCTTGCCGGTGGAAGAAATTCCATCGTCGTAAGGGAAGGTCTTGGTCAATCAACTCACAGCCATTGACCAGGGAGGGGGAACAATCTGACGAGCGAGATCGTAACACGTGAACAACAAACCATACCGATAGGTTGATAGTTTTCTGTTGGTACGGCGTGTGGTCACAGGAACGATCGGCGGTCGTAGCATGACTCAAGAGTACCTTCTGATTACAGCATATAGAGGTGTTCAATTTGAGCCAGAGCAAGAttcattctttaatttaatCGCCACCAGATCAAAGATGAGACCAGCatcctaaaaaagaaaaaggaaggtcgatttccttttctttgaaatCCTTATCTTTCTAtttagaaagaaagaagatacgCCATTACAACTATAAAGGTATAACAGTCTACTATCCTATCAGGATTTTACAACCTGAATACTAAGGGAAAGGGAGGAAAACACCACTATTTTGAATTAGGAGAGAATTTGAAAATGCCGACGCCATCTTTGACTTTTTGGATGGTGGGCGGCGCCATAAACTCTATAACAAGCACCGCGGAGTCAATAAATGAAACTAAAAAGAATCCTAAAACGATCTTCTTCGAGCACACACGGGACCCACAGCAATAGAATTCACACAAGCGGCAATCATCCAAGCAGAGAATGGAGAAGGGAAATATACAGAGTTCTCCCCGACGAATGAGAAACCGTTTGGCAAACTCAAAGCAACCAGATCGTGATATGAGAGATTTCTCTTTTGATATGACAACCTGAAGGAAGCTCAGCCATGATGGCCTGATACTGTAATGCTACTTTCTCACCGGCGATGACAAGGTCAGAGCCCCAAATTGCATATGCTTTAAACCGACCGTCCGGGATACACCGCCGCACACGATAAGATGATGGGTGAATGCGAATGAAGTCCAAGAGCCAAGAAAACAAGGAGGTTTACCAGTTTGGAAACAAACTTTAGGACCTAA is a window from the Dioscorea cayenensis subsp. rotundata cultivar TDr96_F1 chromosome 2, TDr96_F1_v2_PseudoChromosome.rev07_lg8_w22 25.fasta, whole genome shotgun sequence genome containing:
- the LOC120269478 gene encoding uncharacterized protein LOC120269478; amino-acid sequence: MKEAIRMVPESIYDPEFPDTSHFRSGRGCHSALRRIKEEWGTSRWFLEFDIRKCFHTIDRHRFISIFKEEIDDPKFFYSTKKLFSAGRLVGGERGPYSVPHSVLLSALPGNIYLHKLDQEIGRIRQKHEIPLVLRIRSVLLRTGRRIDDQENSGEEASFNAPQDNRAIIVGRVKSIQRKATFHSLVSSWHTPPTSTPRRRGDQKRPLVFPPSAALAAFLNKPSSLLCAALLIEAAGLTPKAEFYGREGFNKNLAMRDLIKYCKRRGPQIELGGEAILVIRSERRLARKLAPLKTHDLLIRICYARYADDLLLGIVGAVELLIEIQKRITHFLQSGLNLWVGSAESTTIAARSTVEFPGTVIREAPPGTTPIQFLRELEKRLRVKHRIHITACHLLSAIHSKFRDPGYSIPIKELTKGMSGRGRLLDAVQLAETLGTAGVRSPQVSVLWGAVKHIRQESRGISFLHSSGRSNVPSGVQQAVSRSGMRKVSLYTPAGRKAAGEGGGHWAGSFSSEFPIQIEAPIKKILRRLRDRGLISRRRPRPIHVASLTNVSDGDIVNRSAGIAISPLSYYRCRDNLCQVRTIVDHQIRWSAIFTPAHKHKSSARNIIPKYPKDSNSNIVNQEGGKTLAEFPNSIELGKLGPGQDPNKDGALNYI